The Primulina eburnea isolate SZY01 chromosome 8, ASM2296580v1, whole genome shotgun sequence genome contains a region encoding:
- the LOC140839157 gene encoding uncharacterized protein has translation MKITQSFTYVSYPQANGQIEVVKRIIVQALKTRLQGKGKDWVEELPSVLWAYRTTRQAPTQETSFNLVYGSEAILPVEIGQSSARVESYPDDNDKSRAMEFDLVEERESKK, from the coding sequence ATGAAGATCACTCAGTCTTTCACTTATGTTTCCTATCCTCAAGCTAATGGCCAAATAGAGGTTGTAAAGAGAATTATTGTGCAAGCCTTGAAAACTAGGCTGCAGGGCAAAGGAAAAGACTGGGTGGAGGAATTGCCCAGTGTTCTCTGGGCATATAGAACTACTCGCCAGGCACCTACTCAAGAAACTTCTTTTAATCTGGTGTATGGTTCTGAAGCAATTCTTCCGGTTGAAATTGGACAATCATCTGCCCGAGTAGAATCTTACCCGGATGACAATGATAAAAGCCGAGCAATGGAGTTTGACCTGGTAGAAGAAAGAGAGAGCAAGAAATGA